The Vulpes vulpes isolate BD-2025 chromosome 8, VulVul3, whole genome shotgun sequence genome has a window encoding:
- the CRCT1 gene encoding cysteine-rich C-terminal protein 1, which produces MSFQQSAASAKGFSKGSSQGPAPCPAPEPEPAASSSCCGCCGDSSGCGCCSGCGCFPRRRRRQRRSGCCSCCGGRSQRSQSSSNVQSQGCCSGC; this is translated from the coding sequence ATGTCCTTCCAGCAGAGCGCAGCTTCCGCCAAAGGCTTCTCCAAGGGGTCCTCCCAGGGCCCGGCCCCCTGTCCCGCCCCCGAGCCTGAGCCCGCCGCCTCGTCTTCCTGCTGCGGTTGCTGCGGGGACTCCAGCGGCTGCGGCTGCTGCAGCGGCTGCGGCTGCTTCCCCCGGCGGCGGCGCCGACAGCGTCGGAGCGGGTGCTGCAGCTGCTGCGGGGGCCGCAGCCAGCGGTCTCAGAGCTCCAGCAACGTCCAGAGCCAAGGCTGCTGCAGCGGCTGCTGA